The Marinobacter bohaiensis genome segment CCTCCCGTTCCCTGAACGTCACGGCGGGCGGCTAAGCGTTACTGGCTGTCCGCGTAGCGATCCCGCAGAATCCCCACCCGCTTCACGTAGGCCTTGGTTTCCGCATAGGGCGGCACGCCGCCGTAGCGGGAGACGGCGCCAGGCCCCGCGTTGTAGGCCGCCGTGGCCAGACGCACATCACCGTTGAACTGCTTGAGCATGCGGGCCAGGTAGTCGACGCCGCCACGAATGTTCTCCGACGCCACCAGGGCGTTATTCACGCCCAGTTCCCGAGCCGTTGCCGGCATCAGTTGCATCAGCCCCTGGGCGCCCTTGGACGACAGGGCCTCGGGGTTGAACGCCGACTCCGCGTGAATCACCGCCCGGACCAGGGACTTATCCACACCGTAGCGGTCCGCCGCCTCCTGGATTTCGTGACGATAGGGCGTGCGGAACAGAGGGGTCGTATGCCAGTTCACTGACGAGTTGGGGTTGCAGGCGTAGCAGGAGAAGCGGATCACGTCGTCCACCTGGCCGTGGTCGGGCCGCTCCCCGCTGTAGGACACCACGCCGTTGTCGTCCCGATAACGGTAGACCACCTCATTCTTGGTGGAGGCGATGGCATCGCCCTTGACGTTGGTGAACTCCACCGAACCGTCCGGGAGCACCACGCGCTTGATGGTGTCGGCCGCCAGGGGGGCGCACAAAAGCAGACCCGCCAGTGCGAGAAACGCTAGGGGAGAGTGGGTTTTACCTGTCATGGTCGTTCAGCTGTTCCGGTCTTCCTTGTCACACGCCGCTGTGCACAGAGCATAGCATTTGCGTGCATCATAAGCGTTTGAGCCCCGGATGAAATCCCTTCGTTTGTGAGAGAACTGTTACGTTTGGAACGCTGTTAACCGGTTCCGTTTCTCCGGTGTTCCTCGCCGTCGTAACGGACGCCACTATCCACGCTCTGCTTGCGCCACATCGATCTAACAGACTGTAAAACGGGGCTTGGGTACAGGCCCCGCGCGTTATTAACCTGAGGGTTGAGGCGGCGAGACTCAGAGGAGCCGCAGCAATGGACACGGTTGATTGGCGACTGAAGGGTTTCGAATTCATTAACTGCAATTGCGACTACGGTTGCCCGTGCCAGTTCAACGGGCGGCCGACGCAGGGGGACTGCAAGGCGATTGGCGCCGTCCGCGTGGACGACGGTTATTTCGGGGATGTCCGGCTCGACGGTCTGTCCTTTGTGATGACCCTGAAATGGCCGGGAGCGATCCACGAAGGCAACGGTGAGGCCCAGGCGTTCATCGACGAGCGGGCCACCCAGGAACAGCGCGATGCCCTGCTGGCGATCCTGTCGGGAGAAACCTCCGAGCCGGGGGCCACGTTCTTCAATGTGTTTGCCAGCACCATGACGAAGATGCACGACCCGGTGTTCTGTGACATCCGGATCGAGGGTGATGTGGACGACCGGACCGCCCGGGTCAAAGTCGGTGACATGATTGAGGCCGAAGGCCAGCCGATCATTAACCCGGTGACCGGTGAAGCGCACCGGGCGCGTATCGACCTCCCCGGGGGCTTCGAGTATGCGGTGGCGGAAGTGGCCAGTGGCCGAACCCGGGCCAGCGGCGCGATTCCGCTGGCACTGGATGCCAGTCACAGCCATATGTCGCGCCTGGATATCGGGCCGACCGGCGTGCACCGTTAGGTGATTCGGCATGGGCAATGTCGGCTCCCGGGCGCTACCGAACCAGTCTCTCTCGCGTCAGAGTATGGCCCTGCTCGGCGGTGTCGGGCTGGTTATCCTGCTGAGCTGGTGGTACCTGGTGGACATGGCGCTGGGCATGGACAGCATGGCGTCCATGGGGCAGATGATGACGTTCCGGCCCTGGACCGCGACCTACGCCGTCATGATGTTCCTGATGTGGGCCATCATGATGATGGCCATGATGCTGCCCAGCGCGATTCCCATGGTCCTGGTACACCGCCAGGTGGCGGCCTATAACCGGCAGCCTCGACAAACCGCCGGAACGCTCCTGTTCGTGACCGGCTACGGCCTGGTCTGGGTGCTGTTCAGCGTCGTGGCGACGGTCCTGCAGTGGCTGCTGGAGCAGTGGGCGATCCTGTCACCCATGATGCGCAGCCAGAGCCTGGTGTTCAGTGGCGTGGTGTTGTTGCTGGCCGGGCTGTACCAGTGGTCTCCCTGGAAAGCGGCGTGCCTGCGTCACTGTCGAGGCCCGGCGGGGTTTATCATGCAGCACTGGCAACCGGGGCTGGCCGGCGCGTTGCGCATGGGGCTGGTGCACGGCGCCTACTGTGTGGGCTGCTGCAGCGCCCTGATGGTGTTGCTGTTCGTCGGCGGGGTGATGGATCTGCTGGTGATCGCCGGCCTGACCCTGGTGGTGTTGCTGGAGAAGGTGATGCCCGGCGGCGAATGGCTGGCCCGGGGCCTGGGGGGGTTATCGGTCCTGGCGGGGAGCTGGTTGCTGGTATCGGCGTTGGCCTGAAGCCGGGCGCTGGCCGGCTCCAGGTACGCGATTGGCTACTTCAGCCCGAAGCCTCGCTGCTTGAGGAAGTCGCTCATGTGCGGGCGCAGCTTGGAGGTGAACAGCGGCTTGAGCTGTTCCGACCAGTTAGTGTCCTTGGTGCCGCCGGTGCGGGAATGGTAGTAGTCGCGCATGGTGCTGTCGAAGGCGGCCACCAGCGGATCGTCCTGGGCGTCCTGGTAATAGTCCTCCTTCAGCACGGCCTCGATGGGCAGGCGTGGCTTCACTTCCGGCGACTGATCGGGATAGCCCAGGCACAGGCCGAAGACCGGGTAGACGTGCTCGGGCAGGTGCAGCAGCTCGCTGACCTCCGCCGGGTTGTTACGGATGCCACCGATGTAGCAGATGCCCAGCCCCTCGGACTCGGCCGCCACCACCATGTTCTGGGCCATCAGCGCGGTATCCACGCTGGCCACCAGCAACTGTTCCATCATGCCACGGACCACGTCCGCCCCGGCGCGCTCGGCCGCTTCGGTGGAGCGTTTCATGTCAGCGCAGAACACCAGGAAATCCGAACACTCGGCGATGTAGGCCTGGCCACCGGCCAGTTCGGCCACTTTGGCGCGGTTGTCCGGATTCACCACGTGGATGATGGAATAAGCCTGCACGTGGTTGGAGGTGGCCGCGCTCTGGCCCGCGCGCACCAGGGTTTCCAGCAGGGGGCGGGGGATTTTCCGGTCGCTGAACTTGCGGATGGAGCGGTGCGATAACAGGGTCTCGATGGTCGGATTCATGGAACCTCGCTGTAATCCGGTGGGACGAACGCTCATTCTGCCTGTTTTTCGGGTGAGCTCAATCGTTGGCCTTGACCGGGGAAACGTCTGAAACCGGCAATCAATACGGCAACATGACCGTGAGCATGTTAAAAGCTGTTAAACGCATAGAAAGTAACAAAAAACACATAGAATCTCGTGCGACCAACCGGAACAATTCGCCCTAAATAGAATAAAAGCAATGGCGGATTACCACAGCATTCATTTCACGAAGTCGTGCCGTTCGCAACAACGTGCCGTTCATAATAAGGAGAAGGCCGGTGTCCCTGAATCTGTCCTGGCGTCAGAAATTTCTCGCGTTGATCGTGGTCACGCCCCTGGGCTTCCTCGCCATCGCCCTCGCTGTGATCTGGGGGTTGGAGTCTGTGTCCTCGTCCTACCGGGACGCCTTCGACATGATCAATCACCAGAGTCGCTACGGCGATCTCATCACCCGCTACAACGGCGTCGAAAAAGACCTGGCGAATTTCCAGT includes the following:
- the nfsA gene encoding oxygen-insensitive NADPH nitroreductase, with product MNPTIETLLSHRSIRKFSDRKIPRPLLETLVRAGQSAATSNHVQAYSIIHVVNPDNRAKVAELAGGQAYIAECSDFLVFCADMKRSTEAAERAGADVVRGMMEQLLVASVDTALMAQNMVVAAESEGLGICYIGGIRNNPAEVSELLHLPEHVYPVFGLCLGYPDQSPEVKPRLPIEAVLKEDYYQDAQDDPLVAAFDSTMRDYYHSRTGGTKDTNWSEQLKPLFTSKLRPHMSDFLKQRGFGLK
- a CDS encoding DUF2182 domain-containing protein → MGNVGSRALPNQSLSRQSMALLGGVGLVILLSWWYLVDMALGMDSMASMGQMMTFRPWTATYAVMMFLMWAIMMMAMMLPSAIPMVLVHRQVAAYNRQPRQTAGTLLFVTGYGLVWVLFSVVATVLQWLLEQWAILSPMMRSQSLVFSGVVLLLAGLYQWSPWKAACLRHCRGPAGFIMQHWQPGLAGALRMGLVHGAYCVGCCSALMVLLFVGGVMDLLVIAGLTLVVLLEKVMPGGEWLARGLGGLSVLAGSWLLVSALA
- a CDS encoding lytic transglycosylase domain-containing protein, which produces MTGKTHSPLAFLALAGLLLCAPLAADTIKRVVLPDGSVEFTNVKGDAIASTKNEVVYRYRDDNGVVSYSGERPDHGQVDDVIRFSCYACNPNSSVNWHTTPLFRTPYRHEIQEAADRYGVDKSLVRAVIHAESAFNPEALSSKGAQGLMQLMPATARELGVNNALVASENIRGGVDYLARMLKQFNGDVRLATAAYNAGPGAVSRYGGVPPYAETKAYVKRVGILRDRYADSQ
- a CDS encoding DUF1326 domain-containing protein: MDTVDWRLKGFEFINCNCDYGCPCQFNGRPTQGDCKAIGAVRVDDGYFGDVRLDGLSFVMTLKWPGAIHEGNGEAQAFIDERATQEQRDALLAILSGETSEPGATFFNVFASTMTKMHDPVFCDIRIEGDVDDRTARVKVGDMIEAEGQPIINPVTGEAHRARIDLPGGFEYAVAEVASGRTRASGAIPLALDASHSHMSRLDIGPTGVHR